A region of Hydrogenimonas cancrithermarum DNA encodes the following proteins:
- a CDS encoding DnaJ C-terminal domain-containing protein — MSKSLYETLGVSENASADEIKRAYRKLARKYHPDINKDPEAEEKFKEINAAYEVLSDPEKKKQYDQFGDQIFGGQNFHDFAQGQGANVDLDEILRNIFGGGFGGFGGGSARGGFGGFSGGGFGGFDMGGMGTPDLDIHAKITIPFNVAALGGTHSISVNGENFDIRIPAGVKTGETLRIRGKGKSYNGQRGDLLLKIEVAPSPEYERRGDDLYKTIDIPLKTAMFGGKIKVPTLEKEITLKVPKNTKNGQKFRVKGLGVMNRKTKVKGDLYLIANIVLPKVEDLDPELAKMMEEKLPGGE; from the coding sequence ATGAGTAAAAGCCTCTATGAAACATTGGGTGTTAGCGAAAACGCAAGCGCCGACGAAATCAAACGTGCCTATCGGAAATTAGCGAGAAAATACCATCCCGATATCAACAAAGACCCTGAAGCGGAAGAGAAGTTCAAAGAGATCAATGCTGCGTATGAAGTTCTGAGCGATCCTGAGAAGAAGAAACAGTACGACCAGTTCGGCGATCAGATATTCGGCGGTCAGAACTTCCATGATTTCGCGCAGGGACAGGGTGCCAATGTCGACCTCGACGAGATTCTCCGCAACATATTCGGCGGAGGGTTCGGCGGATTCGGCGGCGGTTCCGCACGCGGGGGATTCGGTGGATTCAGCGGTGGCGGATTCGGCGGATTCGACATGGGTGGCATGGGTACGCCCGATTTGGATATCCATGCGAAGATCACGATACCGTTCAATGTCGCGGCACTCGGAGGAACCCACAGCATCTCCGTCAATGGTGAAAATTTCGATATCCGCATTCCCGCCGGTGTCAAAACCGGGGAGACCTTGCGTATCCGCGGAAAAGGCAAGAGTTACAATGGACAGCGTGGCGATCTGCTTCTGAAAATCGAAGTGGCGCCGAGCCCTGAATACGAGAGACGAGGGGACGACCTCTATAAAACGATCGATATTCCGTTGAAAACAGCAATGTTCGGTGGAAAAATCAAGGTTCCTACATTGGAGAAAGAGATCACGCTCAAAGTTCCGAAAAACACCAAAAACGGTCAGAAATTCCGTGTCAAAGGGCTGGGTGTCATGAATCGCAAGACGAAAGTGAAAGGCGATCTCTACTTGATTGCCAACATTGTCTTGCCGAAAGTCGAGGATCTCGACCCCGAACTTGCTAAAATGATGGAAGAGAAACTTCCGGGAGGTGAATGA
- the purH gene encoding bifunctional phosphoribosylaminoimidazolecarboxamide formyltransferase/IMP cyclohydrolase, with protein sequence MARALVSVSDKTGVVEFAKGLEALGFEIVSTGGTLKVLKENGVKAIDISEVTKFPEMFDGRVKTLNPYVHGGILHRRDLEEHVETAKAHGIVGIDLVCVNLYPFKATIERTDDFDEIIENIDIGGPAMVRSAAKNFNDVIIVTDPNDYVPVLEALKNGQNTLQMRRGLMIKAFEHTAAYDSMIANYMNKRFNEGFGEKQFIVGNKVFNTRYGENPHQKGALYEFDDFFSKNFKTLKGEASFNNLTDISGAVKIAAAFGDENAVCIVKHGNPCGFAIRDNLIDAYVDALKCDPVSAFGGVVAVNGVVDKALAQKMNEIFLEVIIAGQITPEAQEVFASKKRIKLFEYGSDKLIVSDDAYDFKHISGGFVYQDADKVKEEEIEKAECKSKRQASEQEMKDLEIAYKVAALTKSNCVVYVKNSAMVAVGMGMTSRVDAARCALKKAEEMGLDVTGAAMASEAFFPFRDSIDAAAAAGIKAIIEPGGSIRDDEVIAAADEHDIALYFTGVRHFLH encoded by the coding sequence ATGGCACGAGCGTTGGTGAGTGTAAGTGACAAAACAGGTGTGGTGGAGTTTGCCAAAGGGCTGGAAGCGCTCGGCTTCGAGATCGTTTCGACCGGCGGTACGCTGAAGGTTCTCAAAGAGAACGGCGTCAAGGCGATCGATATCAGCGAAGTGACGAAGTTTCCGGAGATGTTTGACGGGCGTGTCAAGACGCTGAATCCGTATGTTCACGGAGGTATTTTGCATCGGCGCGATCTTGAAGAGCATGTCGAGACGGCGAAAGCGCATGGGATTGTCGGAATCGACCTGGTTTGCGTGAATCTCTACCCTTTCAAGGCGACGATCGAGCGTACCGACGATTTCGATGAAATCATCGAAAATATCGATATCGGCGGGCCCGCGATGGTGCGCAGTGCGGCGAAGAATTTCAACGACGTTATCATCGTGACCGATCCGAACGACTACGTGCCGGTGCTTGAAGCGCTCAAAAACGGTCAGAATACGCTTCAGATGCGCCGTGGCCTCATGATCAAGGCGTTCGAACATACGGCGGCGTATGACAGTATGATCGCCAACTATATGAATAAGCGCTTCAACGAAGGTTTCGGAGAAAAACAGTTTATCGTCGGAAACAAAGTTTTCAACACCCGTTATGGCGAAAACCCGCATCAGAAAGGTGCGCTCTACGAGTTCGACGACTTTTTCAGCAAAAACTTCAAAACCCTCAAAGGTGAAGCGAGCTTCAACAACCTTACCGATATCAGCGGTGCAGTGAAGATCGCAGCGGCATTCGGGGATGAAAACGCCGTCTGTATCGTCAAGCACGGAAACCCATGCGGCTTCGCGATCCGCGACAACCTGATCGATGCTTACGTCGATGCGCTCAAGTGTGACCCGGTATCGGCTTTCGGCGGTGTCGTGGCTGTCAACGGTGTCGTCGACAAAGCATTGGCTCAGAAGATGAACGAGATCTTCCTCGAAGTGATCATCGCCGGGCAAATTACACCGGAGGCCCAGGAGGTGTTCGCTTCCAAGAAGCGTATCAAACTCTTCGAGTACGGCAGCGACAAGCTGATCGTCAGCGATGACGCGTACGACTTCAAACACATTTCCGGCGGTTTTGTCTACCAGGATGCCGACAAAGTGAAAGAGGAAGAGATCGAAAAAGCCGAGTGCAAGTCAAAACGACAGGCGAGCGAGCAGGAGATGAAAGACCTGGAAATCGCCTACAAAGTGGCGGCTCTGACCAAGTCAAACTGCGTCGTCTACGTCAAAAACAGTGCAATGGTCGCCGTCGGGATGGGGATGACGAGCCGAGTGGATGCCGCGCGATGTGCACTTAAAAAGGCGGAAGAGATGGGTCTCGACGTCACGGGTGCGGCGATGGCGAGCGAAGCGTTCTTCCCGTTCCGCGACTCGATCGATGCGGCGGCGGCCGCGGGCATCAAAGCCATTATCGAGCCGGGCGGTTCGATCCGTGACGACGAGGTGATCGCAGCGGCCGACGAACACGACATCGCACTCTACTTTACCGGCGTACGCCACTTTCTTCACTAA
- the purL gene encoding phosphoribosylformylglycinamidine synthase subunit PurL — translation MQQDIAEILKAHKLSEEDFEHIKKILGRLPNIVEIGIFSAMWSEHCSYKSSKKYLRGFPTEAPWIIQGPGENAGVIDIGDGYAAVFKMESHNHPSFIEPYQGAATGVGGILRDVFTMGARPVANLNALRFGRVRGDDQSAAYQRHLVRGVVAGIGGYGNCMGVPTVGGETFFDDSYNGNILVNAFTLGIAKADEIFYGKAEGVGNPVIYVGSKTGRDGLGGAVMSSDSFTEESKSLRPTVQVGDPFTEKLLLEACLELFKTDYVVGIQDMGAAGLTSSSFEMAGRSGSGMRMDLDKVPMREEGMTPYDLMLSESQERMLICARKGTEDKIIEIFEKWELDCAVIGEVTDTGLMELYWHGKKVAEVPVDPVSEEAPVLDRPTARPKYLDEIKDIDIDKYELPSNQEAFESLVKSIEVVDKAWVYEQYDSMVQTNTIKNGGKLDASVIRVKENGRAIAMSSDCNPRYCYIDPKGGAAAAVIESGRNVAMSGARPLAITDCLNYGNPENPEVMWQFAQGCEGIKEACAKLNTPVTGGNVSLYNETNGVSVFPTPTIGMVGVNDSQHNVLPSSFQEEGDKLLLIGETRREFGGSLYLKELFKVTGGTLPQIDYDKELALWDLVIEANKKGLLKAAKDLNVGGLAIAIAKMAAVGGMGADVKADLGEDINIFSESFARAVLEVASENVDAVAEMAKERGLKCEAIGSVGGDKVKLNDVEMSMEKLNDLYFNTFKRIIEQDI, via the coding sequence ATGCAACAGGATATCGCCGAGATTTTGAAGGCACACAAACTTTCCGAAGAGGATTTCGAACATATTAAAAAGATATTGGGGCGGCTTCCGAATATCGTAGAAATTGGTATTTTCAGTGCAATGTGGAGCGAGCACTGCAGTTACAAGTCGAGCAAGAAATATCTGCGCGGCTTCCCGACCGAGGCGCCGTGGATAATTCAGGGGCCGGGCGAGAATGCCGGTGTTATCGATATTGGTGACGGTTATGCGGCGGTTTTCAAGATGGAGAGTCACAACCATCCGAGTTTCATCGAGCCCTATCAGGGGGCGGCAACGGGTGTCGGCGGTATTTTGCGCGATGTTTTCACGATGGGTGCGCGCCCGGTGGCGAACCTCAATGCCCTTCGTTTCGGACGTGTCCGCGGTGATGACCAGTCGGCAGCCTATCAGCGCCACCTCGTGCGCGGCGTCGTCGCAGGTATCGGCGGGTACGGCAACTGTATGGGTGTTCCGACCGTCGGCGGCGAAACGTTCTTCGACGACAGCTACAACGGCAATATTCTCGTCAACGCCTTTACGTTGGGTATCGCGAAAGCGGACGAAATCTTCTACGGCAAAGCCGAAGGTGTCGGCAACCCGGTTATCTATGTCGGTTCCAAAACCGGCCGCGACGGCCTGGGGGGCGCGGTGATGAGTTCCGACAGCTTCACCGAAGAGTCCAAATCGCTTCGTCCGACGGTACAGGTCGGTGACCCTTTTACCGAAAAACTGCTGCTCGAGGCGTGTCTGGAACTTTTCAAGACCGACTATGTCGTGGGTATCCAGGATATGGGTGCGGCAGGTTTGACCTCCAGCTCGTTCGAGATGGCGGGGCGAAGCGGCAGCGGTATGCGGATGGATCTGGACAAAGTGCCGATGCGCGAAGAGGGGATGACACCGTACGATCTGATGCTGAGCGAGTCGCAGGAGCGGATGCTGATCTGTGCGCGCAAAGGGACGGAAGATAAAATCATCGAAATTTTCGAAAAGTGGGAGCTCGATTGTGCGGTGATCGGCGAGGTGACCGATACGGGATTGATGGAGCTCTACTGGCACGGGAAGAAGGTGGCTGAAGTGCCGGTCGATCCGGTCAGCGAGGAGGCGCCGGTACTCGACCGCCCGACGGCACGCCCGAAATATCTGGATGAGATCAAAGATATTGATATTGACAAATATGAACTCCCCTCCAACCAGGAGGCGTTCGAATCGCTGGTCAAATCGATCGAAGTTGTCGACAAAGCATGGGTTTACGAGCAGTACGACTCGATGGTGCAGACCAACACGATCAAAAACGGCGGAAAACTCGATGCATCGGTGATCCGCGTCAAGGAGAACGGCCGTGCGATCGCGATGAGTTCCGACTGTAATCCGCGCTACTGCTACATCGACCCCAAAGGGGGTGCGGCGGCGGCGGTGATCGAGTCGGGCCGAAACGTTGCGATGAGCGGTGCACGTCCGCTGGCGATTACCGACTGTCTCAACTACGGCAATCCGGAAAACCCGGAGGTGATGTGGCAGTTCGCGCAGGGATGCGAAGGGATCAAGGAGGCGTGTGCGAAACTGAATACGCCGGTGACGGGCGGCAACGTCTCTTTATACAATGAAACCAACGGCGTCAGCGTCTTCCCGACCCCGACGATCGGCATGGTCGGCGTCAATGATTCCCAGCACAATGTGCTGCCTTCATCTTTTCAGGAAGAGGGTGACAAACTCCTGCTTATCGGCGAAACACGCAGAGAGTTCGGTGGCAGTCTCTATCTCAAAGAGCTCTTCAAAGTCACGGGCGGTACGCTGCCGCAGATCGATTACGATAAAGAGCTGGCACTTTGGGATCTCGTGATCGAAGCGAACAAAAAAGGGTTGCTGAAAGCGGCGAAAGATCTCAATGTCGGCGGTTTGGCCATCGCAATCGCGAAAATGGCGGCAGTCGGCGGTATGGGGGCCGATGTCAAAGCCGATCTTGGTGAAGATATCAACATTTTCAGCGAGAGCTTCGCACGTGCAGTGCTCGAAGTGGCGTCGGAGAATGTCGACGCTGTGGCTGAAATGGCGAAAGAACGGGGATTGAAGTGCGAGGCGATCGGATCGGTCGGCGGCGACAAAGTGAAACTCAACGACGTCGAAATGTCGATGGAGAAGCTGAACGATCTCTACTTCAATACGTTCAAGCGAATTATCGAACAGGATATCTGA
- a CDS encoding cold-shock protein: MADIINGTVKWFNSEKGYGFIQPEDGGKDVFVHFRQVNNTGFGRVELNEGQKVTFSIGQGEKGPQAENVTPL, from the coding sequence ATGGCAGATATTATCAACGGAACCGTCAAATGGTTCAACAGCGAAAAAGGTTACGGATTCATCCAGCCTGAAGATGGTGGGAAAGATGTATTCGTACACTTCCGTCAAGTCAACAACACAGGTTTCGGCCGCGTCGAACTCAACGAAGGTCAAAAAGTAACTTTCTCCATCGGACAGGGTGAAAAAGGTCCTCAAGCAGAGAACGTCACTCCGCTTTAA
- a CDS encoding GGDEF domain-containing protein, whose product MSIALTTILLVLTISAFLLFYLKQFKQLKAYREENEQLKKALHESMRLDDVTGAYNYAFFVKMSNIQIKQARRRKWPMSLLVVDIDALEKINVRKSFAIGNTVLEHLYKSITSCVRESDIVGRFGGSGFFILLSDCAEKDLPNIISHIRRCIEDSSCQINGKPLAYDIHCGGVTMHGVHIYLNTMLTIAENALDSAKNRGVVYAIADHNGVIVKTGELDKLKE is encoded by the coding sequence GTGTCAATAGCCTTAACGACCATTCTCCTTGTATTGACAATTTCCGCGTTTTTACTATTTTATCTCAAACAGTTCAAACAGCTCAAAGCATATAGAGAAGAAAATGAGCAGCTAAAAAAAGCCCTGCACGAGAGTATGCGGCTAGATGATGTCACCGGTGCCTACAATTATGCCTTTTTCGTCAAGATGTCGAATATTCAGATCAAGCAGGCCAGAAGAAGAAAATGGCCGATGAGCCTTCTTGTCGTGGATATCGATGCTCTGGAGAAGATCAATGTTCGAAAAAGTTTTGCGATCGGAAATACCGTTTTGGAGCATCTTTACAAAAGTATCACGTCATGCGTAAGGGAGAGCGATATAGTCGGGCGTTTCGGTGGCTCCGGCTTTTTCATTCTCTTGAGCGACTGTGCCGAAAAGGATCTTCCCAATATCATCTCTCACATTCGCAGATGCATCGAAGATTCTTCATGCCAAATCAACGGTAAACCACTTGCTTACGATATACATTGTGGGGGTGTGACGATGCATGGTGTCCACATCTATCTTAACACGATGCTGACGATCGCCGAGAATGCCTTGGACAGTGCGAAAAATCGAGGTGTCGTCTATGCGATTGCCGATCATAACGGCGTGATAGTCAAAACCGGAGAGTTGGACAAACTGAAAGAATGA
- the glmS gene encoding glutamine--fructose-6-phosphate transaminase (isomerizing) yields MCGIVGYIGKREIKRQLIEGLRELEYRGYDSAGIAVMQNGKIQSFKAVGKLSNLDEKTKNFETEGPGVGIGHTRWATHGKPTELNAHPHMGEYSYVVHNGIIENYREIKAMLEADGVTFLSQTDTEVIVHLFEKEIERHSDLFSAFKATIDQLDGAYAVLLITQKAPDTIFFARKGSPMIIGRNRQGEVFFASSDAPLIGEAEEVAYMEDGTIGYATPDLIHSEPDALQFVSLSGDKLTAQKGGYRFFMEKEIYEQYQVMGDTMIGRVLDDDIVFEELGKTFLEGISRIKLCACGTSYHAALTSSYLFERQAKMPVNVEIASEFRYKEPLLTSDTLFIVISQSGETADTLEALKMAKKAGLKTLAICNVDNSSIVRLADATILTRAGIEKGVASTKAFATQVMVLWMLSIFFAKKRATLDNHTVKEELRFMSYVPKVLQKALDVHEKCKRLSKRYLHGHGFFFIGRDIFFPLALEGALKLKEISYLHAEGYPAGEMKHGPIALADAELFTIALMPKTLLYEKTKSNVEELSARDSTILSISPEMFELADDFILTHPHKHPMLEFFEMMVVEQLLAMEISIRLGNDVDMPRNLAKSVTVE; encoded by the coding sequence ATGTGTGGAATTGTCGGTTATATCGGTAAAAGAGAGATCAAGCGCCAGCTGATCGAAGGTTTGCGTGAACTTGAATACCGCGGGTACGATTCGGCGGGTATCGCCGTTATGCAAAACGGAAAGATTCAGTCGTTTAAAGCTGTCGGAAAATTGAGCAACCTCGATGAAAAAACGAAAAATTTCGAGACGGAAGGACCGGGGGTCGGGATAGGCCATACACGCTGGGCGACACACGGCAAACCGACGGAACTCAATGCACACCCTCACATGGGCGAGTACAGCTATGTCGTTCACAACGGTATCATCGAAAATTATCGGGAAATCAAAGCGATGCTAGAAGCCGACGGTGTAACCTTTTTGAGCCAGACCGATACGGAGGTGATCGTTCATCTTTTCGAAAAGGAGATCGAGCGTCACAGCGATCTTTTTTCCGCTTTCAAAGCGACGATCGATCAACTCGATGGTGCTTATGCCGTTTTGCTGATCACTCAAAAAGCTCCGGATACGATATTTTTTGCCCGTAAAGGTTCTCCGATGATAATCGGCAGAAACCGTCAGGGTGAGGTCTTTTTCGCATCTTCGGACGCACCGCTTATCGGAGAAGCGGAAGAGGTCGCCTACATGGAAGATGGCACGATTGGGTATGCGACCCCCGACCTCATCCATTCCGAGCCCGATGCTTTACAGTTCGTTTCCCTCTCCGGCGATAAACTGACGGCGCAAAAAGGGGGCTATCGCTTTTTTATGGAGAAAGAGATTTACGAGCAGTATCAGGTGATGGGCGATACGATGATCGGCAGGGTCCTCGATGACGACATCGTTTTCGAAGAACTTGGAAAAACGTTTCTCGAAGGTATTTCGCGCATCAAACTCTGTGCTTGTGGTACCAGTTACCATGCCGCTCTCACATCGAGCTATCTTTTCGAACGTCAGGCCAAAATGCCCGTCAATGTCGAGATCGCAAGCGAGTTTCGTTACAAAGAGCCGCTTCTGACCTCCGATACCCTGTTTATCGTCATAAGCCAAAGTGGTGAAACGGCCGATACCCTCGAAGCGCTCAAAATGGCAAAAAAAGCGGGGCTCAAGACGCTTGCAATCTGTAATGTCGACAACTCCTCCATCGTACGTTTGGCCGATGCGACGATTCTGACGCGGGCAGGTATCGAAAAGGGGGTCGCGAGTACCAAAGCGTTTGCAACGCAGGTGATGGTACTTTGGATGCTCTCCATATTTTTTGCGAAAAAACGTGCGACACTCGACAACCATACCGTCAAAGAGGAACTCAGGTTTATGAGTTATGTTCCCAAAGTACTTCAAAAAGCCTTGGATGTGCATGAAAAGTGCAAACGCCTCTCCAAACGCTACCTTCACGGGCACGGATTCTTTTTTATCGGACGCGATATCTTCTTCCCTCTTGCACTCGAAGGTGCACTCAAACTCAAAGAGATCAGCTATCTGCATGCGGAGGGCTATCCTGCCGGTGAGATGAAACATGGCCCCATCGCGTTGGCCGACGCCGAACTCTTTACAATCGCGCTGATGCCAAAAACTCTGCTTTATGAAAAGACAAAAAGCAATGTCGAGGAGCTGAGTGCCCGCGATTCGACGATTCTCTCCATTTCTCCTGAAATGTTCGAATTGGCGGATGACTTCATACTGACCCATCCGCACAAACATCCGATGCTGGAATTTTTCGAGATGATGGTCGTCGAACAGCTACTTGCCATGGAGATATCTATACGTCTCGGCAACGATGTCGATATGCCGAGAAACCTTGCCAAAAGTGTAACGGTCGAATAG
- the mnmE gene encoding tRNA uridine-5-carboxymethylaminomethyl(34) synthesis GTPase MnmE: protein MSDTIAAVATATGVGSVAIVRVSGDEALAIAEKITKKTSFIPRHAHLCTLYDTNDELIDEAILIWFKAPNSFTTEEIVEFQCHGGTIVAEKILETVLDYGARLAEPGEFTRRAFLGGRIDLTEAEAIAKLIEAKSEDAAKILARQMKGELKKFVDDMREKLLRAVAFAEVTIDYAEEDLPEDMLENMAHQLEEIEREIERIVSSSERRRGLIEGFKVAIIGKPNVGKSSLLNALLNYERAIVSEIAGTTRDTIEEQIRIGSHLVRIVDTAGIRESADAIEKIGIERSVAAIEQSDIVIAMFDASRPWDEEDEKILLLIERYMNEKEMIVALNKTDLPQMLDTEKIEPFKPLRLSRENKGEQIVSALEKRLSRMAQGDELLLISSRQIEAVKRAKEAVAEAKTPLLTGELEIFTFHLTEAISAISSISKPVDFNDIMDKMFGEFCLGK, encoded by the coding sequence ATGAGCGATACCATAGCGGCCGTTGCCACCGCCACCGGGGTGGGATCGGTCGCCATCGTCCGCGTCAGCGGCGATGAGGCACTCGCCATTGCCGAAAAAATTACGAAAAAAACCTCTTTTATCCCCCGACATGCCCACCTGTGTACTCTATACGACACAAACGACGAACTGATCGACGAAGCGATTCTCATCTGGTTCAAAGCCCCCAACAGTTTCACGACGGAAGAGATTGTCGAATTTCAGTGTCATGGCGGTACGATTGTGGCAGAAAAGATTCTGGAAACGGTCCTGGATTATGGCGCAAGGCTAGCGGAACCGGGTGAATTTACACGCCGTGCCTTTCTTGGCGGACGCATCGACCTCACCGAAGCGGAAGCGATCGCCAAACTGATCGAGGCGAAAAGCGAGGATGCTGCGAAAATCCTGGCGCGTCAAATGAAAGGGGAACTTAAAAAATTTGTGGACGACATGAGGGAAAAACTGCTACGTGCCGTCGCATTTGCCGAAGTGACGATCGACTATGCCGAAGAGGATCTTCCCGAAGACATGCTCGAAAATATGGCCCATCAACTCGAAGAGATCGAGCGTGAAATCGAACGCATTGTCAGTTCGAGTGAACGTAGACGAGGTTTGATCGAAGGTTTCAAAGTGGCGATCATCGGCAAGCCGAACGTTGGCAAGAGTTCTCTTCTCAACGCGTTGCTCAACTATGAGCGCGCCATCGTCAGCGAAATCGCGGGTACGACACGCGATACGATCGAAGAACAGATACGCATAGGAAGCCATCTGGTCCGTATCGTCGATACGGCGGGGATTCGCGAATCGGCCGATGCCATCGAAAAGATCGGTATCGAACGCTCTGTCGCTGCGATTGAACAGAGCGACATCGTCATTGCAATGTTCGATGCGAGCCGGCCCTGGGACGAGGAGGATGAGAAGATTCTGCTTCTGATCGAGCGGTACATGAATGAGAAGGAGATGATCGTGGCACTCAACAAGACCGATCTGCCACAAATGCTTGATACCGAAAAGATCGAACCTTTCAAGCCTCTGCGCCTGAGCCGGGAGAACAAAGGCGAACAGATTGTCTCTGCACTCGAAAAAAGACTCTCCCGGATGGCTCAGGGAGACGAACTTCTTCTGATCTCCTCACGTCAGATCGAAGCGGTCAAACGTGCGAAAGAAGCGGTTGCTGAGGCTAAAACACCGCTGCTTACGGGGGAACTTGAAATCTTCACCTTCCACCTCACCGAAGCGATTTCCGCCATCAGCTCCATATCGAAACCAGTGGATTTTAATGATATTATGGATAAAATGTTTGGCGAATTCTGTTTGGGAAAATAA
- a CDS encoding Jag N-terminal domain-containing protein: MKKFEAPTLEEAYAEAAKAFSCSITELDIQIVQNPSKGFLGFGRKSAIIVAACSKEVQEKSDILESSAELSKVEAEENREEVGALSKVEEPSESVMEETIQPAESQIASSGESKPEERSLQKEDEIFDNFYTESPDIHTVAVEVEHEINGLFASACFDIEPIRVSAYDEETLLIEFNGADAALLIGKEGYRYKALAYLLYNWIHGKYGYKLRLEIAEFLKNQEVMIENYLQPIVERVENEGRGQTKVLDGILVQIALKRLREFFPDKYVAVRTNREGGRYIIINEFMERR, translated from the coding sequence ATGAAAAAGTTCGAAGCTCCGACACTTGAAGAGGCGTATGCCGAAGCGGCCAAAGCATTCTCCTGCTCGATTACGGAGCTGGATATCCAGATTGTCCAGAATCCTTCGAAAGGTTTTCTCGGATTTGGGCGCAAATCGGCGATCATCGTCGCGGCATGCTCAAAAGAAGTTCAGGAAAAATCTGACATTCTCGAATCTTCGGCAGAGCTTTCGAAAGTGGAAGCAGAGGAAAACAGGGAAGAGGTTGGAGCGCTTTCGAAAGTGGAAGAGCCCTCGGAATCCGTTATGGAAGAAACGATACAACCTGCTGAAAGCCAGATCGCTTCCTCCGGTGAGTCCAAACCCGAAGAAAGGTCTCTTCAAAAAGAGGATGAGATTTTCGATAATTTCTATACCGAATCCCCCGATATTCATACGGTGGCCGTTGAAGTCGAACACGAAATCAACGGACTCTTCGCATCCGCCTGTTTCGATATCGAACCGATTCGTGTCAGCGCTTACGACGAGGAGACTCTTCTGATCGAGTTCAACGGTGCCGATGCCGCATTGTTGATCGGGAAGGAGGGGTACCGTTACAAAGCGCTTGCTTATCTTCTCTACAATTGGATTCACGGCAAATACGGCTATAAATTGCGTCTCGAGATCGCCGAGTTCCTGAAAAACCAGGAGGTGATGATCGAGAATTATCTGCAGCCGATCGTCGAGCGGGTGGAAAACGAGGGACGTGGACAGACCAAAGTTCTCGACGGTATACTCGTGCAGATTGCGTTGAAACGGCTGCGGGAGTTTTTTCCGGACAAATATGTCGCCGTCCGCACCAACCGTGAAGGCGGCCGCTATATCATTATCAACGAGTTTATGGAGCGCAGATGA